A single genomic interval of Stigmatella aurantiaca harbors:
- the hpf gene encoding ribosome hibernation-promoting factor, HPF/YfiA family produces the protein MQMNITFRQFGTSDSLKEYAREKVDRVNRLLDRAGEAHVVLSLERHLHHADITIHSGSWVLRGREKSEDMYASIDLAMDKIERQLRRYKDKLKTHHGKERVHHRQGLVDQLARGVRHAVFDMPEDQDAAPAAPVEAKAPAAPAPSAEASQDESTHRVLRTTHLTVKPMRVDEAVMQMNLMNNDFYVFHNVETDSMCVLYRRKDGQYGLIEPHEPAPAAAAASGR, from the coding sequence ATGCAGATGAACATCACCTTCCGTCAGTTCGGCACGTCGGATTCCCTCAAGGAGTACGCGCGCGAAAAGGTTGACCGGGTCAACCGCTTGCTGGACCGAGCGGGGGAAGCGCACGTGGTGCTCTCGCTGGAACGCCACCTGCACCACGCGGACATCACCATCCACTCGGGCTCGTGGGTGCTGCGGGGGCGTGAGAAGAGCGAGGACATGTATGCGTCCATCGACCTGGCGATGGACAAGATCGAACGGCAGCTGCGCCGCTACAAGGACAAGCTGAAGACGCACCACGGCAAGGAGCGCGTGCACCACCGGCAGGGCCTGGTGGACCAGCTGGCGCGCGGCGTGCGCCACGCCGTCTTCGACATGCCCGAGGATCAGGACGCGGCCCCCGCGGCCCCCGTGGAGGCGAAGGCCCCGGCCGCCCCGGCGCCCTCCGCGGAGGCCTCCCAGGACGAGAGCACCCACCGCGTGCTTCGCACCACGCACCTGACCGTCAAGCCGATGCGGGTGGACGAGGCGGTGATGCAGATGAACCTGATGAACAACGACTTCTACGTGTTCCACAACGTGGAGACGGATTCGATGTGCGTCCTCTACCGCCGCAAGGATGGGCAGTACGGCCTCATCGAGCCGCATGAGCCGGCCCCCGCGGCCGCGGCGGCCTCGGGCCGCTAG